The proteins below are encoded in one region of Helianthus annuus cultivar XRQ/B chromosome 2, HanXRQr2.0-SUNRISE, whole genome shotgun sequence:
- the LOC110909538 gene encoding 26S proteasome regulatory subunit 8 homolog B-like, whose product MAVAKVDLMKSNSASRKEIDSENNIKAYAHPSQSRFDILKIYSRKMNLMRGIDLKKIAEKMNGASGAELKVVCTEAGMFALRERRVHVTQEDFEMAVAKVMKKETEKNMSLLAEIGSPSQLSF is encoded by the exons ATGGCAGTTGCCAAAGTTGATTTGATGAAAAGCAATTCGGCTTCGAGAAAAGAGATTGATTCGGAAAACAACATCAAAGCGTATGCTCATCCTTCTCAG TCGAGGTTTGATATCTTGAAAATTTATTCAAGAAAAATGAATTTAATGCGCGGCATTGATCTGAAAAAAATTGCTGAGAAAATGAACGGTGCTTCAGGTGCAGAATTGAAG GTGGTCTGCACAGAGGCAGGGATGTTTGCATTGAGAGAACGGAGAGTCCATGTGACACAAGAAGATTTCGAGATGGCAGTTGCCAAAGTCATGAAAAAGGAAACCGAAAAAAACATGTCACTCC TTGCAGAGATAGGTTCACCTTCTCAGTTAAGTTTCTGA